Within Pirellulales bacterium, the genomic segment TCCCATAATAAGTCTTTGCCTTCGCAGTGGCTATCGGATTGGCCGCAGGCCTAGCGCCGCCAAACCGCCTTGCTGGAAAGCTTTCTTCCAGCGTTTGATACTCGACACGCTGACAGATAATAGGTCAACGACCTCCGTGAGAAGTTTCCCGTCCCGTAGGAGTTTCACGGCAATCACACGTCGGACCATCGAGTCCGCCGCAGGGCCAGGAGTGCTCATGCACCTTACTACGGCGCTAGCGATACCCGCGGTTCAAACGCCGCGCAGGGAGGAGTAAGACGGTCATTCAAAGGAGACTTTCGATGGCCAAGCGACACGATGTCGAAGTGACTGACGAGCAATAGGAGAGGATCAAGCCGCACCTGCCGAGGCGCAAAGTCCAGCCGCAAAGGAGGTCGTCCACCGGCCGATGATCGAGCCTGTTGGGAAGGCATTCTGTGGGTACTGCGTAGCAGCGCTCGCTGGCGTGACTTGCCAGAGCGGTTTAAGTCGCCAAGCACTTTCGGACATCCGGGAACGATCATCTTTAGCCTCGATGACATGAGTCAAAGCGTCGATAGAATCGGCCCTTCGACTAGAGAAGCCAGGCTGACCGCCTGTTCTTATCAGGGGGATTTTCCCGCGATTGTCGAGGCAAGGCCAAAGGGCTGACGGCCGGCGATCAGTTTCCCCCAGCTAATCCGTTAATCGAGCGTCAGAAAGCAAGTTGCGGTCACGTGGATGTCAGTCATCCTTGACCCGCCTGCGATCATTCATTTTTTCGATGGAAATAAGCTTCCGTATTCC encodes:
- a CDS encoding transposase, producing the protein MTSNRRGSSRTCRGAKSSRKGGRPPADDRACWEGILWVLRSSARWRDLPERFKSPSTFGHPGTIIFSLDDMSQSVDRIGPSTREARLTACSYQGDFPAIVEARPKG